TGCGGGGGGCTCCTCCTGCGAggggtcgacgtcgaggttcGGCAGCTGGAAGccgtcggtgacgagggcctcggtgccgtcgtcgtcgagggggGCGCGGGGCAACAATGGCGTCGTCTGCGGTGGGCTGCCGTCCTGGCTAGCCAGCCGCTGCTTttcgtcgagggcctccatgtggccagcgccggcggcagcagctgtCGATGCGGGCCGTTGACGGCAAAGCGACTGCTTTGCTTGACCTGCTCCTTCTATGCAGTACTAAGCGATCCGAAGCAGTACGCTACGACGCAGAGCGTAATGTTGAGACAACGGTTTGTTGGAGGAGGGCCCTGGCGCcccacgtcgtcgcgcctAGTCTGCGCTGCTTCTGTACCGgttcgccagcagcaggggtATTACGTGAGTAATTGCGTGCAGGGAGGTCGACAAGATTGCCCGTGCCGTCTGCCTGCAGCTGCCGTAGTATATGACAAGGACTGGCGGGTTGAGCGAGGCAGTTGGGCGGAGAGAGCTTCGTCGTTTGTTGCCGAGAAGTTGCGGCGAGGTtgggcgagctggagcggAACAGGAGCTCGCAGATACAATACCTccaaggtaggtacgtagtagcaGGTAGTACCGAGCTCAATAAGTGGTGCTTGTGGTGCTCTGTTTTAGTAGTGACGGTGACCCCTCCTCCACAAAAGCAGGGAACCAAgcacgatgacgaggagaaATGACGGCAAAACGCACaaccgctcgctcgctcactcacacGTGCAACACATGCACAGTTAGTTagtcacacacacacaacacaacacaGGAGCAGCAAAGACCAGCAGGcagcttggctggctgggatgTGCCCGAGGGCATGAATGCCCATTTATTCCTCAGCCCCCCCGCTGGCAGACGGGAGCGGGTCGATGCGCCCGCTGTGTGCCCAGCAATTCCTGGCTTGGCCCTGCGTCTGCCGGATTGTGGTCCAATTCCGTTCCATGTGCTGGCCCATACAATACCTACTAACGTATGTAGTAAAACTTACTTATCTTGTGGGTAGGTAGCACATCGACGAGTGTCCTGGGAGCAAACATCATCGCCCAGTGGCGTTTGGTTGCGCTATGATTCGCGCACGAAACCCGGCCGTCATGCTATCTCGCTCGAATACTTCCCTTTCGGGATCCAAAGACGGAAAATGAGCAGCTTAGCTGGGAAAACAAACGACTacgcacgccgccgagccaagggcgtcggccgccgcttACCTCGTGTTGTCCACAAAAGCCAGCGGCGCCCTCTTGGAGGCCCATCGGCTGGCCATCCTcttgccccccccttcaGTCCTTGTCCTATCCCCAccgcggctggcggctcgTGTGTCGTGGACATGAGCATGGATGGGTACGGGGCAGCCTGGACGCGTTGCTCGAGGTACATACACAGACAGGTCGGTCAGGCACCTTGACGGCTAGCGTCGAGGCTGAGCCACGACGCCGCACTGCTTCAGAGAGCTCCCGACGTCCCCCAACAATGGATTTTCGCAGCTCCGACCATGTCCAGCATAAGGCCAATTGCTTCCCTGCCGTTTCCCAGGTGCCTGGAGCTATGCGTGGGTCTCCACGACATTCCATCCGCCaaggcgtcgtcatcgtccagcCCCGTCGGGTGCACCAGCCGAGCCTGTTAACTAGTTATAAAGCAGAACGGAAACAAAAGGGCTTCAACAAGTCACAAAAACCTAGTTGGGTTTCGTTGGTGGTCTGCTTGTACGGTACAGTGCCATGTACCTCATAGGCAGATTGCGCCGAAGGGACATTGCACTTAATAGAGCCACAACGCCATGTTCGTGAAATTTGGATGTGTTTGGTATAATACAAGCTGTAGCTCCAGCATCCTCTTACTCATCCCTGTGGTTTCGTCCAATGCACGAAAGCATGCACATCCTGTGCATCTCATGATGCCCGCTAATCCTCAACCCTCGTCTGCAGACCAAGCTCCACGTCAGACTTCCCTCATGAGACGTAGCCGACCGCGCGCTCGTTGCGTTCGAAAATATTCGCCCCCTGAGCATTTGCTCTTCTTTGCTTAGCTGGAGAATCGCCTGGTAATCTTGGCAATGACTGCGACACGCGTTAGTCCGAGGGAACAGGGTGTCTCGCGAATGAGGGCCACCGTACTGTGCAATGCGACAACGCTGAAGATGAAGACCAGAGACAGAAcaaggacgatgacggggtCGACCTTGAGGCCGGGAGACTCATCGGTGTACAGTCCTGCAAAGCGCGGTCAGCATCTCATGGCGAACGGTCCTCAGCCGGTCCCTCGATGTCGCGAGTCGCCATGGAAGCACATACTCAgcatggtgctgctggagccgccagcaccagctgccctcgtgctcgtcgggCGAGCATTGGCAATCTTCTCCTTCTggtcggcagcagcgcgtcgtcggaTGGCAGTTCGGGCGCCACCGGGGGGGGTCGGGGAGGACGGTCGGCCGAcgctcgcgccgctggccgcggcAGGCGAGTTGACGGGGGacgcaggacgaggagaggacTAAGAAGCCGGCGTTGTTAGTGGCTACTTCATGGTCACGGCCAGGACAATGAATGAGATGGCGGGTCGCGATGGCCATGCTCGTGTGATGGCCTGGCCCTACACCCTCGCCGTGCTCacttcgccgccggccgccgttgcGAATATCAAACACATACCATTGCGAAAGAAGCGAGAGCGAGTACCGAGGGTGAACAATCCGGAATCGCTGCAGGATTCTAGAATTGAATTGGTAGATAGAGAGCGTAGAGAGGTTGCGACAGGCGATCAACAGTTGGAGCTGAGCTGCGACCAGGCGAGATTGCCCCCAAATTGAGGCCACATGCACCACAagggggcgcgccgcgccaagTGCGCCCGGCGAAACGATTGTCCGGCAAGCAGCATCAAGCTGCCAGCGGCCACCCCACCCAAGGATTGGTCCCACTTCCCAAGTACGAAGCAACTTAGTTACGTCGTACGCTCAACTCGTTCAGAAGGCTTTATGTGCCAACTACGATGCCATTGACAGCCTATCCCTCACAGCCTATCCCTCAAGGCAAGGCACATGTCACCAATCGGGACtgagaaaaaaaaacacgAACGAGAATGCGTCCTTCATCCGCTTTTACAGTTTGGGGGAGACTATATATGACGGGAGGGTTGCCTATCACCCTCAATCTTCCGCTGCGGTCATGCTGCATCTAAGTCGACAGACCCCCCTTTCATCAACCCAAAATCCAGGCCCCTTTGTCCCGAGCCTGCTAGCAGGCGCGCTTGGTATATGTACAATCCAAAAACGAAGCGAAGTGGAAGAGGGAGAAGATACAAAGACGCGAATGAACTGACAAAGGGAATTGCTAGTGCAACTAAAACAACGCTTGAGTTGTCTGGGCGGACTCCAGATTACCAGCCGCCGGTTCCAGCTCGCAACTCTCTTGCGACCGTGGCCATGAGGGGGCTCGGCCCCATCGTGCGACGACTCTGCGTCTACCTGGTCGATACGCTGCCAAATGCGCGCCAAAGCCTAGGCCGTGGTTTCAGATCTGTGGAGGGGAATAATGGCCCGCCTTCGCTCCAAATTTGCTGTTCCATGCGCTCATTTTCGCTGATCCCCGTTCCATATCTTCATGTTTCCGAATCCTCCTTTCGATGTAGAGATGCTTGGCCATTTTTGGAATAGTCCGTCAGGAGCTGGCTATCGGGCGAGTGGCCAGCTCCCGCTCGCTGTCGGTCAGAAAAACGTCGAGCCGAAGAGATGGGGGCGGAATCGCGATTCTACTGCCCAGGCCGATTATGTAAGATTAGACAGTAGTACATCTACACGAGGAAACGAAAGTTCTCAACCAAACGCCTTCCGCTATGTTGACAATACTGCAAGTCGGGGGTTGGCTCTCGTCATGGCGACTCGGGTTGATCGATTAAAACGAACATCAAAATCGTGTCCAGTTCCGTATCTCAAAGCGTGACGTCGAGTACCAGGCTGACGTCGGACACGTTGGGGCCGGCCAAGTCCTCGAGAACGGGGATAAGATCCAACAGCTCGTTGTCATGGGCATCTGAGAACCAACTGCTGATGGGCACTGCGTGCTGCGGGTGGAAAATATAAGAGGTGGGCGAATTGTCGATAATAATAGTGTCCTTGAGGTCGCGTCCGACTTGTGAGAGGTCTTTCACATAATTCCCCTGGTGATTGTAGCAACTCTCGCGGAAGAGACGGTGGTGCACGACCTTGTGTATATCCAATTGGTCCAGCAGCGGATCGCCATACTGATCCAAAGTCAGAATTTCCGCATTGGCACGCGATCCAAGTGGGCAGACATACCTTAGACACCGACGCTGTGAAGACAACAACTTCGTAGAGTTCGCCGACCCTCTTCATGAACTCGTCCACGCCAGGTCGCTTGATGACGTACACGTTGTGGTAATTGCCCTCGATCTCGACAGGTATTGTGAAATCTGCCTGATGAAGAATCTGGCCCCGAATGTCAGCGAAATGGACAGCGACAAGGGGGATATATGTGAGACTGCTAACCTTGAACGAGCTGTGGACCAACGTTTCGTCCAAGTCCAACACCAAGCATTTTCTACCCTTGTGCTCTGGCGCGATAGCGGGCAATAGCCACTTCTGCGGCtctggcgcgggcgacgctgCTTCGGTAAGGGGAAGGGGCGTGGCGATAGCTGGGCTagggccaggcggcggcggcggcggcaccgtcttCTGCTGAGGCTCCGCGGCTTCAGCAGCTGTAGACGGTTCTGGTAACTCTTCCGACGGGGGCGCGTCCTGCATGCCAacatcgccatcatcctcgTGCGAGTTGTCGCCCTCCGGGGCGGAGGCCCCCTGGGTCTCGGACTTGGGCGGTTCGACGGTGACCGCAGGGGGCAAGGCCTGCTTGGCATCGTCGTTGGGGTCGGTGTCGCTTACGGGGTGGTgggccgagctggaggcttCGGGACCATCACTCACCTCTGTCAAAACCACAGGGTGTTGCGCCTCTTTCTCGTTCGGCTGCTTGGTAGGCTGGTGCTCTTGGGAGCCCGGAGGCCGTGACTTTGACGTGGTGGGCCGCTGTGGCAGCTTTTCCACCTTGTGCACGTTCTCCGCGCCTCCTTCGTCAACCGCATTCGCCTCATCCGGGACGCCGCAGCATCCCAGTAGCGACAGCAGGCCCCCGCGTTTCTTCCTCCTTTTTTGATCGGTggtggacggcgagctcggctGGGAGTTGCCGACAGTGTTCCCTTGTTCGCTTTCACCACCAGTGCGATTGCTCGATGCGCTCCCATTGCGTTGGTGGTCTGCGAAGCTACCCTTGGATTCCTTGGACCGTCCGCTTATGCTATTCCGGTGATCGGTGACGGTGGCTCCACTGAGACCAGTGGTTGCTACCGAAGATTGGTTTCGCTGTTGCGATGACGACCTAGATGGCACCTTTAGCAGGCTGCGGCCGCCCTTTGATCCCCTATCTTCCGAATGCAGCTGATGATCGACGTCTTTTCCATTCATGTCGGAATGACTCGGGCCCTTCTCAGGCTGgacctcggcggctgggTTTGACGGCACGACAGTGTCGGACATGGTGTCTGGAGAGGCGATGGCTGTCAGCAACTGCAGCGGAGCATATGTTGGTCTCGCGAGATGGTTCGAGTCTGCATTGGGTATTGCCTGGATGTCGCGAGTCGGGAGTCCATCGATGACGGACAGCGGGCTATCAAGCTGCGCAGAGCGCTTGCTCCAGAGCACAGTCCGACCGGCTGCGACGCGACGACAAAGTTGGTAGCAAGGGGGGAGGACTACGGCCGTAGTAGGGAACGCACGAAACGGGGTGTCGGCAACTCACCTTGGGGTCACCGTCGACTCCAGAGCGCCCAGCCCCGTGGCACTGAGAACGTCGGCCCTCCGGAGAGGTGGCGTTTatgcgagagagagagacgtcCGATGTCTCGATCCGGGGAAAGGAGGACAAGTAACGGGCAATGGAAAACACAGACGCTGTTGGTGACGGACGGTGCGTGAGGACGCGAAATTAGGGAGTCGACTGGACGGGCCTCGGCGCGAAGACAGGGCGAGATTGGGCAGTGAGCGGCAAGGCGAACCAGGGGTTGCTTGGGAGCGCAACGAAGGGCGTCGACAGccaggtggaggaggacgagaaccCACGATGGATGAGGTCGGAGGTTGAGGATCGCGCGGTCGACGGAATCCGGGCTGTGCGAAGACTGGCGACTGGCTGGCAACcacagcgacgaggaagctCAGGCAAGCAGACACACGgcacgggcgacggcgtttcggcgggcggctgaggAACCTGGCACAGCAAGCGAGATGATTGCCTTTAAAACGTGATGGTCTGGGAGAACCCAGCAGGTCTGGTCTGGGGAGGGTGCTGGTTAGGTGCtcaggtaggcaggcaggcggcagaCCGCACGCCTGGGCTGTTCTCAGCGGTGCAGGGACGGGCTGGGGCTCCTTGGTGCTTGGGCAGGCTGGGCGCTGGGGTTGGTGGGAGCATGGATGAGAGAGGGGGCGCCAGTGCAGCAAGGGTGTGGGTGGGGCCTGGAATGGAGGCTGGGCTGCTAGGCCATTACGGGGATACCTGCTGGAGTGCGCGGTGCCGCCGTTCGCACATGGCGGCTGCCGATGTCGATGCGCAAGAGGTACGTGCGGTGGGCGCCATTGACACTGTATTTTACTAGCACCGTAACCGTCATGGATCTCACCCCGGCTTCCAATCTCCCCAACTACAGTAGGACGAAGCACTGGCCAAGCTCTCATTTtagcatccatccatccatcctaTCCAGGTCCATCCCATCCTGTCCTGCGTATCCCgagaggcggccggccttTAACCCTTATTGTGCctggcggcgtctcggggGCGTGACGAGCCCcttcccgccgccatccgTTGTGTCtcgccctgggcggcgccaaccTTGCTCGGCGTGCACTGAgtgtg
This region of Purpureocillium takamizusanense chromosome 9, complete sequence genomic DNA includes:
- the SBH1 gene encoding Arf guanine nucleotide exchange factor sbh1 (TransMembrane:1 (o85-105i)~COG:U~EggNog:ENOG503P6QV), with protein sequence MSSPRPASPVNSPAAASGASVGRPSSPTPPGGARTAIRRRAAADQKEKIANARPTSTRAAGAGGSSSTMLRLYTDESPGLKVDPVIVLVLSLVFIFSVVALHIIAKITRRFSS
- a CDS encoding Protein-serine/threonine phosphatase (EggNog:ENOG503NTXG~COG:K) translates to MSDTVVPSNPAAEVQPEKGPSHSDMNGKDVDHQLHSEDRGSKGGRSLLKVPSRSSSQQRNQSSVATTGLSGATVTDHRNSISGRSKESKGSFADHQRNGSASSNRTGGESEQGNTVGNSQPSSPSTTDQKRRKKRGGLLSLLGCCGVPDEANAVDEGGAENVHKVEKLPQRPTTSKSRPPGSQEHQPTKQPNEKEAQHPVVLTEALPPAVTVEPPKSETQGASAPEGDNSHEDDGDVGMQDAPPSEELPEPSTAAEAAEPQQKTVPPPPPPGPSPAIATPLPLTEAASPAPEPQKWLLPAIAPEHKGRKCLVLDLDETLVHSSFKILHQADFTIPVEIEGNYHNVYVIKRPGVDEFMKRVGELYEVVVFTASVSKYGDPLLDQLDIHKVVHHRLFRESCYNHQGNYVKDLSQVGRDLKDTIIIDNSPTSYIFHPQHAVPISSWFSDAHDNELLDLIPVLEDLAGPNVSDVSLVLDVTL